A part of Staphylococcus haemolyticus genomic DNA contains:
- the hxlA gene encoding 3-hexulose-6-phosphate synthase, which translates to MELQLAIDLLNKEEAAELAKKVEEYVDIVEIGTPIVINEGLPAVQHLNENINNAKVLADLKIMDAADYEVSQAVKFGADVVTILGVAEDASIKAAVEEAHKNDKQLLVDMIAVQDLEKRAKELDEMGADYIAVHTGYDLQAEGQSPLDSLRKVKSVIKNSKVAVAGGIKPDTIKEIVAEEPDLVIVGGGIANADDPVEAAKQCRDAIEGK; encoded by the coding sequence GTGGAATTGCAATTAGCTATTGATTTATTAAATAAAGAAGAAGCAGCAGAACTTGCGAAAAAAGTAGAAGAATATGTTGATATTGTAGAAATTGGTACACCAATTGTGATTAACGAAGGTTTACCTGCCGTTCAACATTTAAATGAAAATATAAACAATGCTAAAGTATTAGCAGACTTAAAAATCATGGATGCAGCAGACTATGAAGTAAGCCAAGCTGTTAAATTCGGCGCTGATGTTGTAACAATTTTAGGTGTAGCTGAAGATGCGTCAATTAAAGCAGCAGTTGAAGAAGCACATAAAAATGACAAACAATTATTAGTAGATATGATTGCTGTTCAAGATTTAGAAAAACGTGCGAAAGAATTAGATGAAATGGGTGCAGACTATATTGCAGTGCACACTGGTTATGATTTACAAGCTGAAGGACAATCTCCATTAGATAGCTTACGTAAAGTTAAATCAGTAATTAAAAATTCTAAAGTTGCAGTTGCTGGAGGTATTAAACCAGATACAATTAAAGAAATTGTTGCAGAAGAACCTGACTTAGTAATTGTTGGTGGCGGTATCGCAAATGCTGATGACCCTGTAGAAGCAGCTAAACAATGTCGTGACGCTATTGAAGGTAAATAG
- a CDS encoding glucose-6-phosphate isomerase translates to MTHIQLDYGKTLEFFGEHELEQQKDIVKTLHKTIHEGTGAGNNFLGWVDLPVDYDKEEFSRIIEASKRIKANSDVLVVIGIGGSYLGARAAIEMLTSSFRTNNDYPEIVFVGNHLSSSYTKELVDYLADKDFSVNVISKSGTTTEPAVAFRLFKQLVENKYGKEEAKKRIFATTDKQKGALKQLATNEGYETFVVPDDVGGRYSVLTAVGLLPIAAAGINIEAMMIGAAKARKELSSDKLEENIAYQYATIRNLLYSKGYTTEMLINYEPSMQYFNEWWKQLFGESEGKDFKGIYPSSANYTTDLHSLGQYVQEGRRFLFETVVKVNHPKHDLTIEEDSDDLDGLNYLAGKTIDEVNTKAFEGTLLAHTDGGVPNIVVNIPQLDEETFGYVVYFFELACAMSGYQLGVNPFNQPGVEAYKQNMFALLGKPGFEDMKKDLEARL, encoded by the coding sequence ATGACTCATATTCAATTAGATTATGGTAAGACTTTAGAATTTTTTGGAGAACATGAATTAGAACAACAAAAAGATATCGTGAAGACATTACACAAAACGATACATGAAGGAACTGGTGCAGGAAATAATTTCTTGGGTTGGGTAGACCTTCCAGTTGATTATGATAAAGAAGAGTTTTCAAGAATTATAGAAGCTTCTAAACGTATTAAAGCAAATTCTGACGTGTTAGTTGTTATTGGTATTGGTGGCTCATACCTTGGTGCACGTGCTGCTATTGAAATGCTAACATCTTCATTTAGAACAAATAATGACTATCCTGAAATTGTTTTTGTAGGTAATCATTTATCATCAAGCTATACAAAAGAATTAGTAGATTATTTAGCTGACAAAGATTTCTCTGTAAACGTCATTTCTAAATCTGGTACAACTACAGAACCAGCAGTTGCATTCCGTTTATTCAAACAATTAGTTGAGAATAAATATGGCAAAGAAGAAGCTAAAAAACGTATCTTTGCTACAACAGATAAACAAAAAGGTGCATTAAAACAATTAGCTACAAATGAAGGTTATGAAACATTTGTAGTCCCTGATGATGTAGGTGGCCGTTATTCAGTGTTAACTGCTGTAGGTTTATTACCAATCGCAGCTGCAGGTATTAATATTGAAGCGATGATGATTGGTGCAGCAAAAGCACGTAAAGAATTATCTTCTGACAAATTAGAAGAAAATATTGCTTATCAATATGCAACAATCCGTAACCTTCTATATAGCAAAGGTTATACAACTGAAATGCTTATCAACTATGAACCGTCAATGCAATATTTCAACGAATGGTGGAAACAATTATTTGGTGAATCAGAAGGTAAAGACTTTAAAGGTATTTATCCTTCAAGTGCTAACTACACTACTGATTTACATTCATTAGGACAATACGTTCAAGAAGGTCGTCGTTTCTTATTTGAAACAGTTGTAAAAGTGAATCATCCAAAACATGATCTTACTATTGAAGAAGATAGTGACGATTTAGATGGATTAAATTATCTTGCTGGTAAAACAATTGATGAAGTTAATACAAAAGCATTTGAAGGTACATTATTAGCACATACAGATGGTGGCGTACCTAATATCGTTGTTAATATTCCACAATTAGATGAAGAAACATTTGGCTATGTCGTGTACTTCTTCGAACTTGCATGTGCTATGAGTGGTTATCAATTAGGCGTAAATCCATTCAATCAACCTGGTGTAGAAGCGTATAAACAAAATATGTTTGCTTTACTTGGTAAACCAGGATTTGAAGATATGAAAAAAGATCTTGAAGCAAGATTGTAG